In the Arthrobacter sp. 31Y genome, one interval contains:
- the iolG gene encoding inositol 2-dehydrogenase: MTHQIRVGLFGTGRIGQVHAMSLATLDEATLSWVCDPFIEGAKQTAAEFGGRVTDDPDEVFASGEIDAVIVASPTATHLDLVAKAIEADVPVLCEKPIDLEISRVNAFREIAALSDVPVALGFNKRFDRHFVELKRRVAAEEIGVLEQLLITSRDPGEPPAAYLPQSGGIFRDMTIHDLDMARYFIPNIVEVSAQGANVFSDAIRHAGDFDSTVVTLRGSNDELVTIINSRHSAYGYDQRIEAFGSKGLLQVGNKNDNLVRHWGPRSVESIGPYQDFFLERYAEAYRLEVAEFLRAVRGLPSRSPGFEDGRAALILADAAEKSARTGTAVEVDLS, encoded by the coding sequence ATGACGCATCAAATCAGAGTCGGCCTGTTCGGAACCGGGCGCATAGGTCAAGTACACGCCATGAGCTTGGCTACCCTGGACGAGGCTACGCTGTCTTGGGTTTGTGATCCCTTCATCGAAGGTGCTAAACAAACCGCAGCTGAATTCGGTGGTCGGGTGACCGACGATCCTGATGAAGTGTTCGCTTCAGGTGAGATCGATGCTGTCATCGTGGCCTCTCCCACGGCGACTCATTTGGACCTCGTCGCAAAGGCGATCGAGGCGGACGTGCCAGTCCTCTGTGAGAAACCGATCGACCTGGAAATTTCCCGCGTGAACGCTTTTCGGGAGATAGCGGCTTTGTCAGACGTTCCTGTTGCCCTTGGCTTCAACAAGCGCTTTGACCGCCATTTCGTGGAGCTGAAACGCCGCGTGGCCGCTGAGGAAATAGGAGTTCTGGAGCAGCTGCTGATCACCAGCCGGGACCCGGGGGAGCCCCCGGCAGCCTATCTTCCCCAGTCCGGCGGAATCTTCCGGGACATGACCATCCATGACCTTGATATGGCACGATACTTCATTCCAAATATCGTTGAAGTTTCAGCACAAGGTGCAAACGTATTCAGCGACGCCATCCGTCACGCGGGCGATTTCGATTCCACCGTTGTCACCTTGCGGGGATCCAACGATGAACTCGTGACGATCATCAATTCGCGCCACTCAGCCTACGGTTATGACCAGCGGATCGAAGCCTTCGGGTCAAAGGGGCTTCTGCAGGTGGGGAATAAGAACGATAACCTTGTCCGGCACTGGGGTCCTCGATCCGTTGAATCCATTGGGCCATACCAGGACTTCTTCCTGGAGCGCTATGCAGAGGCCTATCGACTGGAGGTTGCAGAGTTCCTCCGTGCTGTTCGAGGCCTGCCTTCCAGGAGTCCCGGGTTCGAGGACGGCCGTGCTGCATTGATTCTTGCGGATGCTGCGGAGAAATCCGCCCGAACCGGCACTGCCGTTGAAGTGGACCTGAGCTAA
- a CDS encoding ATP-binding cassette domain-containing protein: protein MTEAPPATPPLVALKDIHKTFGAVSALRGVSIDVQPGETFALLGDNAAGKSTLMKVLTGVYQPDRGSIELDGKATEFPTPSASRDQGVEMVYQDFALADNLDVRSNIFLGREPQKNILGPLLRIIDRKKMELETKRVLERLDIPINPRLKVKRLSGGQRQAVAIGRALAFDARLIIMDEPTANLSVAKVDKLIEVTQRLKDLGIAVIIITHRLDEAFAVADRFAVMRQGQVVGRFRVGEVTEAQVAHLISHGTLDDYIDDGAGIPDNRRKIGSTSSMDVVEVMAAPGTTNASHS, encoded by the coding sequence ATGACCGAAGCACCACCGGCGACCCCTCCACTGGTCGCCCTCAAGGACATACACAAGACATTCGGAGCAGTGTCCGCCTTGCGCGGCGTCAGCATCGATGTCCAGCCCGGCGAGACCTTCGCACTGCTGGGCGACAATGCCGCCGGCAAATCCACGCTCATGAAGGTACTGACGGGCGTGTACCAACCAGACCGAGGTTCCATCGAACTGGACGGCAAAGCCACTGAGTTCCCAACCCCATCAGCTTCACGCGATCAGGGCGTGGAGATGGTTTACCAGGACTTCGCTTTGGCGGACAACCTTGATGTTCGTTCCAACATCTTCCTGGGCCGGGAGCCGCAGAAGAATATCCTCGGCCCCCTATTGCGGATCATCGACCGCAAAAAGATGGAACTCGAAACCAAACGGGTACTCGAACGCTTGGACATCCCCATCAATCCACGGCTCAAGGTCAAGAGATTGTCAGGCGGACAGCGTCAGGCCGTCGCCATTGGCAGGGCGTTGGCATTCGATGCCCGCTTGATCATCATGGATGAGCCCACGGCAAACCTGTCGGTAGCCAAGGTGGACAAGCTCATTGAAGTAACCCAGCGCCTCAAAGATCTCGGCATTGCCGTCATCATCATCACTCACCGGCTGGATGAGGCATTTGCCGTGGCAGACCGTTTCGCGGTGATGCGCCAAGGCCAAGTAGTGGGTCGCTTCCGGGTTGGTGAGGTTACTGAAGCGCAGGTAGCGCACCTTATCTCCCACGGCACGTTGGATGACTACATCGACGACGGCGCCGGCATCCCTGACAACCGCCGCAAGATCGGAAGCACCTCATCGATGGATGTCGTTGAGGTGATGGCCGCTCCTGGCACTACGAATGCGAGCCACTCATGA
- a CDS encoding ABC transporter permease: protein MENIKTKLGPADLKEGMTATKIKRFIGDYGIIILFVVILIFLAAVAPNFLTLNNIVNVIRQSSIIGLIALGMTFIMITAGIDLSVGSIVGLAGMTFALLAPASGGAFWLPLVAGLAVGLLVGFLSAALVVWGAILPFLATLATMAIARTAVLVMTDGQVVSGLSGPAEWLGSGFIGPVPVPVIIFLIAAVICEFVLSRTKFGSHVYAVGGNEESAKKVGISTSRVLFTVYLIGGVTAALGGLVLTARLDGAAPVAGTGYELQVIAAVVIGGTSLFGGVGTIRGTVIGVLLLGVVMNGMNLMGVSSYYQQGVQGIILVLAVLLNRWKSD, encoded by the coding sequence ATGGAAAACATCAAGACCAAACTCGGGCCGGCTGACCTTAAAGAAGGAATGACCGCCACCAAGATCAAGCGCTTCATTGGTGACTATGGGATCATCATCCTTTTCGTGGTAATCCTCATTTTCCTCGCAGCCGTTGCGCCAAACTTCCTGACCCTGAACAACATCGTCAACGTGATCCGGCAGTCGTCCATCATCGGACTGATCGCCCTCGGGATGACGTTCATCATGATCACTGCCGGCATCGACCTATCTGTTGGCTCGATTGTGGGTTTGGCGGGTATGACCTTCGCATTGCTGGCACCAGCAAGTGGTGGCGCGTTCTGGCTGCCGCTGGTAGCAGGCCTCGCGGTAGGCCTGCTGGTTGGATTCCTAAGCGCAGCGTTAGTGGTCTGGGGAGCCATCCTGCCATTTCTGGCAACACTGGCGACCATGGCCATTGCCCGCACGGCGGTTCTGGTCATGACGGACGGGCAGGTTGTTTCCGGGCTTAGCGGACCTGCTGAATGGCTTGGCTCGGGATTCATCGGTCCGGTTCCTGTCCCGGTGATTATTTTCTTGATCGCCGCAGTTATCTGTGAGTTTGTCCTCAGCCGCACCAAATTCGGTTCGCATGTATATGCCGTAGGCGGCAACGAAGAGTCCGCCAAGAAAGTGGGCATCTCCACCAGCCGGGTGCTCTTCACTGTTTACCTCATCGGTGGCGTGACAGCCGCCCTCGGAGGTCTGGTTCTCACTGCGCGCTTGGACGGCGCGGCGCCGGTTGCCGGAACTGGATACGAACTTCAGGTGATTGCCGCTGTCGTCATTGGAGGAACGAGTCTCTTCGGTGGCGTAGGCACCATTCGCGGAACGGTCATCGGTGTCCTCCTGCTGGGCGTGGTCATGAATGGCATGAACCTGATGGGGGTCTCGTCGTACTACCAGCAAGGAGTTCAAGGCATCATCCTGGTGCTCGCCGTGCTGCTGAACCGGTGGAAGTCTGACTAG
- a CDS encoding sugar ABC transporter substrate-binding protein, with product MGMRQKLAVTTAMLAAGALTLTGCGGSSTPGTSEAAGKSYNIGVVVLDLQDPDLAHMTDAMKKTADEKGVKLNITDSKKDVGSELNQVEDLLTRQVDAVIMQPLDGEASQNAAKRVIAANIPLFILSTEFAEGSDVGYKSYIGVDDTVAGEMQAEYLNKALPEGGNIVFAAGIYGASWTDRRKNGFDSKINKNFKIVAEFQAKGSRDDAKRNMEDTLQRFSAGQIDAVVANNDEMAIGAASAIADAGRTAEFKAVVGVDGTEPAMQDIKAGTMSATVRQDSAGQGVKAVEVVTDFLKGGNVENRYTLPFTLITKDNLSEFLK from the coding sequence ATGGGAATGCGACAGAAGCTCGCCGTAACCACCGCTATGCTGGCCGCTGGAGCCCTCACACTCACCGGCTGCGGTGGGAGTAGTACCCCCGGCACGTCGGAGGCTGCAGGCAAGTCCTACAACATTGGCGTTGTGGTTCTTGACCTTCAGGACCCGGATCTGGCGCACATGACGGACGCCATGAAGAAGACTGCCGATGAAAAGGGCGTCAAGCTCAACATCACCGACTCCAAGAAGGACGTAGGAAGTGAGCTCAACCAGGTTGAAGATCTTCTCACCCGTCAGGTAGACGCCGTCATCATGCAGCCTTTGGATGGCGAGGCCAGCCAGAACGCAGCGAAGCGTGTCATCGCGGCCAACATACCGCTGTTCATTCTGTCCACCGAGTTCGCCGAAGGTTCGGACGTTGGATATAAGAGCTACATCGGTGTGGATGACACCGTGGCCGGTGAAATGCAGGCTGAGTACCTGAACAAGGCTCTTCCGGAGGGTGGCAACATTGTGTTCGCCGCGGGCATCTACGGTGCCTCCTGGACCGATCGCCGCAAGAACGGCTTCGACAGCAAGATCAACAAGAACTTCAAGATCGTGGCTGAATTCCAGGCGAAGGGAAGCCGTGACGACGCCAAACGCAACATGGAAGACACGCTTCAGCGCTTTAGCGCCGGCCAGATCGACGCCGTAGTGGCCAACAATGACGAAATGGCCATCGGTGCAGCCTCCGCTATTGCTGACGCGGGACGAACTGCCGAGTTCAAGGCCGTAGTCGGCGTCGACGGTACTGAACCAGCCATGCAGGACATCAAAGCCGGGACAATGTCGGCTACCGTCCGACAGGACTCTGCTGGACAGGGCGTCAAGGCAGTTGAAGTTGTCACTGACTTCCTCAAGGGCGGCAATGTGGAGAACCGCTACACGCTGCCATTCACGCTCATTACCAAGGACAACCTTTCCGAGTTCTTGAAGTAA
- a CDS encoding FAD-binding and (Fe-S)-binding domain-containing protein: MENATMPHGDNGDTALRQLLARLEHHGVEVDDSSRRLSEYSYDASNYRVRPAAVAFPKSVDDVRTVVRLCSALAVPMTTRGGGTSMAGNAIGDGLVMDLSRRMNAVGALDAEDRTVWADAGVVLGELRAHVEKATTGTLTFAPDPSSLTRATIGGSIGNDACGNHSVAYGRMTHHVREVDLVTADGAYLRAGRGFLRAVDESDTHSVARALELTEGLEALAAKNMARLRVELQTIPRQVSGYHVGHLLPEHGFDVAAALAGSEGTCAVIVRAKVGLVPKPVTTALLCLGYRDTIDSARDVMTILSAKPNAIEGLDVSIVDIMRHRRGAASVESLPGGSAFLMVEFSADTLQLADTSCQELADKLGANGRVVDFRIVTDPVERGKLWRVREDGAGLSSLRIDGVQTWPGWEDSAVAPERLADYLADLLPLVKRYGYTALMYGHFGAGCVHMRLDYDLRSDSGRKVFSDFTRDAADLVVTHGGSLSGEHGDGRARSELLEVMYSREMIGIFRAFKHLWDPAQILNPGIIVHPVPFAASLALEGVVKPGRTHGELTADPGAAVVLSSGNRELLKVSSPFVGNSHACIGVGRCRSTSGGFMCPSYRATKDEKDSTRGRARVLQELTRANGSSKDGWSSSEVREALDLCLSCKACSTDCPTGVDIAEAKSELVDEYYRGRIRPFTHYSIGWLPRWLPLLTRVAPLANLGASFRPFRLAGEWLGISARRRLPAFAANGRIRKRVREADFAGNADILVFIDSFTRAFRPEVVPAAARVLRDTGKSVGCTPDACCGLTWISTGQREGARRRLAQLISKLDDGTDRDIVVLEPSCAATIRDEGPKLVGGEAAERVAARVRSFAVAVDEAVTRGWRPKALPPESAVLQTHCHEHAVFGSGAQKRVLEAWGVSNLVESSSCCGVAGNFGFEAEHFDMSMKVAEHSIIPSIGQADAGALVLTDGFSCAMQVSQVDPEYTSKHLAVALDPYSARWAD, encoded by the coding sequence ATGGAGAACGCAACCATGCCCCATGGTGACAACGGCGACACGGCTCTGAGGCAGTTGCTCGCCCGGTTGGAGCATCACGGCGTCGAGGTGGACGACTCTTCGCGAAGGCTGTCTGAGTACTCCTACGATGCATCGAATTATCGGGTAAGACCCGCCGCCGTGGCTTTCCCCAAAAGTGTCGATGACGTACGAACAGTCGTGCGCCTATGTTCGGCATTGGCAGTGCCGATGACGACGCGCGGCGGGGGTACCTCGATGGCAGGGAACGCCATCGGCGACGGTTTGGTGATGGATCTCTCCCGCCGCATGAATGCGGTAGGGGCTCTCGACGCCGAAGATAGAACAGTCTGGGCCGACGCTGGGGTTGTCCTCGGTGAGCTGCGCGCCCACGTTGAAAAGGCCACGACGGGGACGCTGACATTCGCACCGGATCCTTCCTCCCTGACCCGGGCCACCATCGGTGGTTCCATCGGCAATGACGCCTGCGGAAATCACTCTGTGGCCTATGGGCGCATGACGCATCATGTGCGGGAGGTGGATCTTGTCACTGCTGACGGCGCTTACCTGAGGGCCGGGCGTGGTTTTCTCCGCGCTGTTGACGAATCAGACACCCATTCCGTTGCTCGTGCGCTGGAGCTTACCGAGGGCCTGGAGGCTTTGGCCGCAAAGAACATGGCCAGGCTACGCGTTGAACTTCAGACCATTCCCAGGCAGGTTTCCGGGTACCACGTGGGCCATCTGCTGCCGGAACACGGATTCGATGTGGCCGCCGCATTGGCAGGCAGCGAAGGTACGTGCGCTGTCATCGTGCGGGCAAAGGTGGGCCTCGTGCCGAAGCCCGTCACCACCGCACTGCTCTGCCTGGGATATCGCGACACCATTGATTCTGCCCGTGACGTGATGACCATTTTGTCCGCCAAGCCGAACGCCATCGAGGGGCTGGATGTTTCGATCGTGGACATCATGAGGCACCGGCGAGGAGCGGCCAGCGTTGAGTCGTTGCCTGGGGGGAGTGCCTTCCTCATGGTGGAGTTTTCGGCCGACACTTTGCAGCTGGCCGACACTTCCTGTCAGGAACTGGCCGACAAGCTCGGCGCGAACGGGCGCGTTGTTGATTTCAGGATCGTCACTGACCCTGTTGAGCGAGGAAAGCTGTGGCGGGTACGTGAAGACGGCGCCGGACTCTCGTCGCTGCGGATCGACGGAGTTCAAACGTGGCCGGGCTGGGAAGATTCTGCTGTGGCCCCTGAACGGCTTGCCGACTACTTGGCGGACCTTCTTCCACTGGTGAAAAGGTACGGCTACACCGCCCTCATGTACGGCCACTTTGGAGCGGGGTGTGTGCACATGCGGTTGGACTACGACCTCCGCAGCGACTCCGGACGTAAGGTCTTCAGTGACTTCACCCGTGACGCGGCTGACCTGGTGGTGACCCATGGTGGCTCGCTGTCCGGCGAGCATGGCGACGGCAGGGCACGCAGCGAATTGCTGGAAGTCATGTATTCCCGGGAGATGATCGGCATCTTCAGGGCCTTCAAACACCTCTGGGATCCGGCACAAATCCTCAACCCCGGGATCATCGTTCATCCAGTTCCCTTCGCTGCCTCGCTGGCCTTAGAAGGTGTCGTCAAGCCTGGACGCACTCACGGTGAGCTGACCGCAGACCCGGGTGCCGCCGTCGTGCTTTCCTCTGGAAATCGCGAACTGCTGAAGGTCTCCAGTCCATTTGTGGGTAACTCCCACGCCTGTATCGGAGTGGGCAGGTGCCGTTCCACCAGCGGCGGGTTTATGTGCCCCAGTTATCGGGCCACGAAGGATGAAAAGGATTCGACCCGTGGCCGTGCGCGGGTGCTGCAGGAACTGACCCGGGCAAACGGCAGCAGCAAGGATGGCTGGTCAAGCTCGGAAGTCCGGGAGGCCCTGGACCTTTGCCTCTCTTGCAAAGCCTGCTCCACGGATTGCCCCACAGGTGTAGACATTGCCGAGGCAAAATCAGAACTGGTCGATGAGTACTATCGTGGGCGGATCCGGCCGTTCACGCATTACTCCATAGGGTGGCTGCCGCGGTGGCTTCCGTTGCTGACGCGGGTGGCGCCACTGGCCAACCTGGGAGCATCATTCCGGCCGTTCAGGCTTGCGGGGGAGTGGCTGGGCATCAGTGCCCGACGACGGCTCCCGGCTTTTGCGGCGAACGGCCGGATCCGAAAGCGGGTGCGGGAAGCCGATTTTGCGGGCAATGCCGACATCCTGGTGTTCATCGACAGCTTTACCCGCGCCTTTAGGCCCGAGGTGGTTCCGGCTGCTGCCCGCGTGCTCCGTGACACGGGCAAATCCGTAGGCTGTACGCCGGACGCCTGCTGCGGTCTGACGTGGATCTCCACGGGGCAGCGCGAAGGGGCCCGACGGCGGTTGGCTCAGTTGATCAGCAAGCTCGACGACGGCACGGACCGGGACATTGTTGTCCTTGAACCCAGTTGCGCTGCCACCATCCGGGACGAAGGTCCGAAACTGGTTGGAGGGGAAGCTGCTGAGAGGGTCGCGGCCAGAGTTCGATCCTTCGCCGTCGCCGTGGACGAGGCCGTTACTCGAGGATGGAGACCGAAGGCCCTGCCGCCCGAATCAGCAGTATTGCAAACGCACTGCCATGAGCATGCCGTGTTCGGTTCGGGCGCCCAGAAACGGGTCCTGGAAGCCTGGGGAGTTTCCAACCTGGTGGAATCGTCCTCGTGCTGTGGCGTGGCCGGCAACTTCGGTTTCGAGGCAGAGCACTTTGACATGTCGATGAAAGTTGCGGAGCACTCGATCATTCCGTCAATTGGTCAGGCTGATGCTGGTGCACTGGTTCTTACGGACGGGTTCAGTTGTGCCATGCAGGTCTCGCAGGTGGACCCTGAATACACCAGCAAGCATCTGGCCGTGGCGCTGGATCCGTATAGCGCCCGATGGGCGGACTGA
- a CDS encoding carboxyltransferase domain-containing protein, translating to MEAVQSLESVAINGFKKMKDGVLLDYDERSIGAKDLEAFLAAAYSTVTYDHGEHRPSTHILPITFGGPAGPDLAVAGVLLGTSESTLIRRICRSRHTVRMFSEPGASALLELPWSDSGLQTLQASRSKRAVPPGSLTLSGAGLTIASRAAYSDELIIGRVTERSVGTAALLRMGDHIWLRKRLGSPPGLTSVR from the coding sequence ATGGAGGCCGTCCAGTCTCTTGAATCAGTCGCAATCAATGGTTTTAAGAAGATGAAAGATGGCGTCCTTCTCGACTACGACGAGCGTTCCATAGGTGCGAAGGACCTCGAGGCTTTCCTAGCGGCTGCCTATTCAACGGTCACCTATGACCATGGCGAGCATCGTCCATCAACGCACATCTTGCCGATCACGTTTGGAGGTCCGGCGGGACCGGATCTGGCTGTGGCAGGCGTCCTTTTAGGTACGTCGGAAAGCACCCTGATCAGGCGGATCTGCCGAAGTAGACACACTGTGAGAATGTTCTCGGAGCCCGGGGCGTCTGCGCTCCTCGAATTGCCGTGGTCGGACAGTGGCCTCCAAACACTTCAGGCGAGCAGATCCAAACGGGCTGTGCCTCCAGGGTCGCTGACCCTATCTGGTGCGGGCCTGACCATTGCCAGCCGCGCAGCCTATTCAGACGAACTTATCATCGGACGGGTGACCGAGAGATCGGTCGGAACTGCCGCGCTCCTGCGAATGGGCGATCATATATGGCTGAGAAAACGGTTGGGTTCTCCCCCTGGGCTAACGAGTGTTCGTTAG
- a CDS encoding TetR/AcrR family transcriptional regulator, which translates to MAGFLQLSATRGFESVSLRTLAREVGMQAPSIYSSFPGGKDEIVAESLRWFTHAFAYDLLAGAEKATSAEEYWAALVQGHLAQQLQRPEPNIWDLLIATDKVARFLKDEVRAEADLWTSLHQDMYIAAADEMGLKLSASTVQQILTLLDGVGRWADRSGRDRELSLLTDRAVALTLSILEINAEIRSAV; encoded by the coding sequence GTGGCAGGCTTCCTGCAACTCTCTGCGACCCGCGGTTTTGAGTCAGTCAGCCTGCGCACCTTAGCCAGGGAAGTCGGTATGCAAGCACCCAGCATCTACTCGAGCTTTCCGGGGGGAAAAGACGAGATCGTGGCGGAGTCGCTCCGGTGGTTTACACATGCCTTTGCTTATGACCTTCTGGCCGGAGCCGAGAAAGCGACGTCTGCCGAAGAGTACTGGGCTGCGCTTGTCCAAGGCCACCTGGCTCAGCAACTGCAAAGACCCGAACCGAATATATGGGACCTCCTGATCGCTACGGATAAGGTGGCACGCTTTCTAAAGGACGAGGTCCGCGCAGAGGCCGACCTTTGGACCAGTCTCCACCAAGACATGTACATTGCCGCAGCCGATGAGATGGGGCTCAAGCTCTCGGCCTCTACCGTCCAACAGATACTCACTTTGCTTGATGGTGTTGGTCGATGGGCCGATCGGAGCGGCCGAGACCGGGAACTTTCTCTACTGACTGACCGGGCCGTGGCACTGACCCTTTCCATCCTCGAGATCAACGCCGAAATCCGAAGTGCCGTCTAA
- a CDS encoding APC family permease: MQHKTIDAPQATRHAQETRLSGNMGVGELVMNVLAFSSPLATVAGTLPVLLMFSGQTAPAIYVLITLMLLMFSVGFVKMSRSVKGPGGFYSFVTAGLGKPAGLGGAFLALFGYIFIGFFAPSFFGVTLNGFVMNSLNGPDVPWYWYALGIIAVTTLLAYNRIDLSAKVLTVVMLLEVAVVVVFDIASFSANGMETVQGAVFALPSLGDATLGLALLFAVGNFFGFEATVIYRDEVKNPDRTIPRATYIAVVGIGLFYALAAWAFIAFLGPDNVQAAAESNTVNLFNDAVAALVGKIFADIAVVLLITSVLACMLSIQNIAARYSFALARDHALPTILGRVHPKHKSPFVSALAVGVIWGAATVVFTILGVAPDVLYPIASGSGTFAVLLLMFITSFAVLVYFLRRRSFAPESIWKSIIAPLVSVIFLGVITYLAITNYPELIGGSAVLTVIFMSFTFALFFGGIFYALFLRSKRPNVYARLGRQSAD, encoded by the coding sequence ATGCAACACAAGACAATTGACGCTCCTCAGGCGACGCGCCATGCCCAGGAAACCCGACTCAGCGGCAACATGGGGGTGGGGGAACTTGTGATGAACGTGCTGGCATTCTCGTCACCTCTCGCCACCGTGGCGGGAACTCTCCCCGTTCTCCTGATGTTCAGCGGCCAGACCGCCCCAGCTATCTATGTCCTTATAACTCTGATGTTGCTGATGTTCTCTGTGGGCTTTGTGAAGATGAGCCGCAGCGTCAAGGGACCTGGCGGCTTCTACTCCTTCGTTACGGCCGGCTTGGGAAAGCCTGCTGGTCTTGGAGGCGCCTTTCTTGCGCTGTTTGGCTACATCTTCATCGGATTCTTTGCACCTTCGTTCTTCGGTGTGACCCTTAACGGTTTCGTCATGAATTCCCTGAATGGCCCGGATGTCCCTTGGTATTGGTACGCGCTAGGCATTATCGCTGTGACCACACTCCTTGCGTATAACCGCATCGATCTCTCGGCGAAGGTGCTCACTGTCGTCATGCTCTTGGAAGTGGCCGTAGTGGTGGTGTTTGACATCGCGTCCTTCTCAGCCAACGGGATGGAGACAGTTCAGGGAGCGGTCTTTGCCCTTCCCTCCCTGGGAGATGCAACTCTGGGCCTGGCGCTGCTTTTCGCCGTCGGGAACTTCTTCGGATTTGAAGCGACGGTCATTTATCGCGATGAGGTCAAGAACCCGGACCGGACCATACCCAGGGCGACCTACATCGCGGTCGTCGGCATTGGGCTCTTCTATGCCCTTGCGGCGTGGGCGTTCATTGCTTTCCTGGGCCCTGACAACGTACAGGCCGCGGCGGAGTCCAATACTGTGAACCTCTTCAACGACGCCGTTGCAGCTCTGGTTGGGAAGATCTTTGCGGATATTGCTGTGGTGCTGCTCATTACGTCGGTACTCGCGTGCATGTTGTCAATCCAGAACATCGCGGCGCGGTACAGCTTTGCATTGGCGCGAGATCACGCGTTACCAACGATTCTTGGGCGGGTGCATCCCAAGCACAAGTCACCGTTCGTTTCAGCACTGGCCGTCGGAGTTATCTGGGGTGCCGCTACGGTCGTCTTCACAATTCTGGGCGTAGCGCCTGATGTCCTTTATCCAATTGCCAGCGGAAGCGGTACTTTTGCAGTGCTGCTCCTGATGTTCATTACGAGTTTTGCTGTGCTCGTTTACTTCCTGCGGCGCCGCAGCTTTGCACCTGAATCTATTTGGAAGAGCATCATAGCTCCACTGGTCAGTGTCATTTTCCTCGGCGTCATTACGTACCTGGCTATCACCAACTACCCTGAACTGATCGGCGGTTCAGCCGTGCTCACTGTGATCTTCATGAGCTTTACCTTCGCCCTGTTCTTCGGCGGCATCTTTTACGCGCTCTTCCTCCGATCCAAGCGTCCCAACGTTTATGCGAGGCTGGGTCGGCAAAGTGCCGACTGA
- a CDS encoding DUF4192 domain-containing protein: MNALTIKDPADLLSFIGHTLGFWPNESLVCITLDKGKVGATLRIDLPRQPGTEIPYARTVSSYLTSDTSATSIVFALYTSTNGEPGQPKPHAATIAALTGVLAENGISIRDGILVSDDAFSPYDSEPGQDISLPLSTTEYSRVNAEFIYRGSTIEPTNRVVLPTPTDEADQAIAVEKRMKTIRSQAPHQAALQATRLWTTMLDSNDFPTDEDCTTLIANFQFPHIRDRLMADIPGIDEPPQHILFAQTEAAPMWSRIEWAQQLLLHAYTRTSPQHAAPILTTIGYINWWEGRGSKAHQYMQLALDTDPGYRFARLTDHMLGAGIIAGWNTNKNTAYKTRLDMP, translated from the coding sequence ATGAATGCGCTCACCATCAAAGACCCCGCCGACCTGCTCAGCTTCATCGGGCACACCCTAGGGTTCTGGCCCAATGAAAGCCTGGTCTGCATCACCTTGGACAAGGGCAAAGTCGGAGCCACCCTCCGCATCGACCTCCCCCGCCAACCCGGCACGGAAATCCCCTACGCCAGGACCGTCAGCAGCTACCTCACTAGTGACACCAGCGCGACGAGTATCGTCTTCGCCCTCTACACCTCAACCAACGGCGAACCCGGCCAGCCCAAACCGCATGCAGCGACCATTGCCGCACTCACCGGCGTCCTCGCCGAAAACGGCATCTCCATCCGCGACGGGATCCTCGTCAGCGACGACGCCTTCTCTCCCTACGACAGCGAGCCCGGACAAGATATCAGCCTGCCCCTCAGCACCACCGAGTACAGCCGCGTCAATGCCGAATTCATCTACCGCGGCAGCACCATCGAACCCACCAACCGAGTAGTCCTCCCCACACCGACCGACGAAGCAGACCAAGCCATCGCCGTCGAGAAGCGCATGAAGACCATCCGATCACAGGCACCGCACCAAGCCGCGCTACAAGCCACCAGACTCTGGACGACCATGCTGGACTCAAACGACTTTCCCACCGACGAGGACTGCACCACCCTCATCGCGAACTTCCAGTTCCCCCACATTCGCGACCGGCTCATGGCAGACATCCCCGGCATCGACGAACCACCCCAACACATTCTCTTCGCCCAAACGGAGGCCGCACCTATGTGGTCACGCATCGAATGGGCACAACAGCTCCTTCTGCACGCTTACACCAGAACGAGTCCGCAACACGCAGCACCCATCCTCACCACCATCGGCTACATCAACTGGTGGGAAGGCCGAGGATCCAAAGCACACCAATACATGCAACTCGCCCTCGACACAGACCCCGGATACCGCTTCGCCAGGCTCACCGACCACATGCTAGGAGCCGGCATCATCGCCGGATGGAACACCAACAAAAACACCGCCTACAAAACCCGGCTCGACATGCCCTGA